Within Vicia villosa cultivar HV-30 ecotype Madison, WI linkage group LG1, Vvil1.0, whole genome shotgun sequence, the genomic segment ATTACGCCCTCAAAGGCTTGTTTTGTATTTTCCCCCTTGGGGTTAATTAAATGGTTGGCTAGCACACTCTTTCTTATTTACTTTATGTGAATTATATTAGAATACCTTGAATAGGTTTTGGCCTTGTTGTGACCTTGTAGGATGATGATTCCTGCATGAGGATGATAGTGTTGCCTCTTGGGTGACAAGGATTCGTCTATGAGGATCTAACATATGTGATCGCTTATGTGGACGACAAGGTTTCCTCTATTGGGATCCAACATGTGTGACCACCTCTATAGGAAACAAGGATTCCTTCATGAGGATCCAAGGCATGTGGTCGCCTCTATGGGCGACAAGGGTTTATCCATGAGGATCCAATATGTGATTGCCTTCACGCGCGATTTCGTTAAGGTTGTTTTTCAATCTTTTAGTTCCTACAAAACAAAGCATTGGTATTCCCACATTTATAGGATAATATGAGGAACCTCATTAAAACCCATGCACCTTAATGCCATCGCAAGGGAGATGAGTGTTCCCCACAAAATAAAGAATGTCACAAAAGTTTAACCATACAATTGGTAGAGACGATATCCCACcttaaacaaacaaaacaaataagttaAAATAACATAACATGGATTAGAGACTAAAATAATTAAAGGCTTCTAATAAGTATCTTTTTATGCCTCTTTTATGCTCTATTGGCATGGGGCGGACAGGTCTTCATCCCTAAAATCAACTTCTTTTGGCTTGACCCCCAATTTCGTTTCTAAAATGGTTACTTCACGTGCATCCTCTTACCGGGTGTGGATCACGTCTATAATCTTCTTCAGTTATATGCTATACACGTAACACATCTTTGCGAAAACCAGATACCTCGGGATAACCCTAACTTACCCATCTGAGAGTTGGTATTTCATGCATAGTATTCACCCTCAAGAGCACGGGAAGGAGGAAATTCCCTCCCATATTATCCTGGAGAACGTGGTTCATCTTTTTGACTTTTTCTCTCCTACCGTTAGGGATAGAGATACATTACTCCCACATTTTATCAATAGGCGAGTGATATAGAAAATGGATGTCATAACCAAATAAAAGGCGCTCATTCTAATAAATAGGCGGCTAGGAGGCCGTCAAAGGTGATATATTACATCACATATCCTTAAGGAACTTCTTATGCCACTTCTTGAATACCTTTTATGAATGTAGTAGTAGAAATGTAAATAGAGTAAAAAGAGATTTTTCTCAACtttgatttaatatttttatatctaaaattaaattgtaataaaaacaaatttattCGAAAAAATTATTAAAGAGGATCCAAATTTTAAATTCACCGTATTCAACAACATCCACTAATAAATTAAAGTGAAGAGATTAAGGTAATAGAAATAAAGACTAAATTTTTATTTTGGCTGGATTGCTTTGTCCTTATTTAGAAACTTAAATCCAGTTTCATTAAAGTTTACAATGTAGATATTGAAAATATAGTACATATTCAAGGAAGCCAATGGATGCACGTATAAGCTTGCCAAACATGGAAGCGTTGGCATAATAGGGCTAATAGTGAATGATGAATATCCAAAATAGTTATGATGAATGTCCAACTTAATTGTATGAAGATTTAATAGAAGATTTAGGAGCTTCCTTCATTAGGAGAGTAACTCCCATGTAATGTTCTTGTtaggtttttatattttgttttatttttaatataattctgttttgttattaaaaaatattaaatttaaaatttctccTTTATATTATTCTATTTGCAAAATTTATCACAcactaataaatttatttataaaatattctaatttaaagtctcattaaaaaatataaatatattttatttatttataacatcaataaatataaaaataaatatgtaaaagtAATACAATATATTGACAAACTTATTGCTGcacctattttttttataatatctcTCTAAATTATATTGGAGGTTATTACAATAAAGGAAAAATGATTTCTATCATGctgagaaagaagaaaaagatggaaatatataCAAATGAAAACGCATATTCTAAAACAAAAATATCATTCATaatattaatgataattaatTACAGCTCTGGAAAAGCATAAACAGAAACTAATAAGTACTATAAAATTAAGGTCCTTCAAATtactaaaataaactataaagaattaaaaataaaaactagacAAGGACTCctaatcaattatttaaaaaaactagtATTATGTTTGATCCTCTAGCAAAAAAAAGTCCCAGAAGATCTTGCTGTTGATAAGCAAAAGCGCACAAATTAATTAAGCAGCGTTTGGCGCGCGCGCAAAGTTGATACCAGCAGCTTCCAAAATTGCTGATGTTAAGCGATTCGCATTAATCACTTCCTTGTAATCCAAACTCTCATCTTCATACACCTCCCACCATTTCTTCACCAACACCTTTATATCTTCTCTCTGCATATTCTCCTCCTCACCTGTGTACCTCCACGGCTTAGATCCCTGTACATTTACCCAGtttaacaaattttaattttaagttatAATTAGAAGTCGTGATCGTTGAAGAATGAAAACTTACAGCAGCACAATAATGAACAACTTTAACTTTCTCAAGCTCAAGATTTTCAGGATGACGCCACAACATAGCCAGCACAAGATTGTAAACATTAGGAATTGGCTTATATTTGTCATTGAAGTACATGTTCAAAAAATCctgcaaattaaaaaataaaattcattatcGTGATCCATAATCCCAATTAATTGACAATTTTtagtaattaaattattagtagTACCTGTTCAGCAAAGGAAGTTGGTTTAGTGAGTTGAAGTTTTTGAAGAAGATCAAGATAAGTATCCATATTAGGTTGATAAACAAACATGCCAGCATTGAAGTAAAGAGGTGGTTTGGGACCAAAATGAGTAGGCCATTGAACCTTGTGAGGACATTGCTGACAGTAACCGATTTCATATTGCTTACTATGACCCCACGTGGCCTCACAAAAACAATCCATCACAGCATAGAAATAATTATTTGGCAACTCAAATAAATGGTCAATGTTTTCAAATACTTGTATATCACCATCAAGGTAAATCATCTTGTCATATTCCTCAAACTGCAAAATTGAAATTTGTAATTATAATATAATCACAtatagtattaattaaaataggATTAATGAGAGATTATGATTATATATACTTACAGCCCAAATACGTAGTTTGGAATAGTTGATGACATAATAAGCCATAGCGAACTGTGTTTGGTTCTCAGGTGGGTAAACAGGTTCAATCTCTCTCACAATGCAACCTTGAGAGATGAGAATACTCCGGTGTTCCGCCGGAACATCCGGCAACACTGCAACTACAAGAGGGTACTTGGTTTTCACTTTACGGAGACCTTTTGCTAAGCCAACAACACCTTTGACGTAGTCACCGTTTCCGGCAAGGAACGTGACAAAGGCACGTTTTGCTGTCTTGGATTGAGCGTCGGTGATGTTGGTTGCGGCAGTTACAATATCAGTAGGAGCCATGGTTTCAGTGAGAGTTGCTTTGTTAATATGGAAAAGAATGTTTGTATGTTTGTAAATGTTTTGATGTTTGTTGGGTTGGTTTTAGAAATGGTGTGGTTGCTTATATAGAGATTTCGGGGGTATTATTGTCATTACGAACCCAGTTTTAATCTAACGGCTATAGAGGGTAGAGGATTGTCTTTGTAttgattattaatttatttgacatttaatattactataattatAAAGTTCACACTAACTTTTGCATATTTTGATTCTGTATTTCTTGCTTatacacaaaaaaaattattattaacagTTGGTAacaatttgttttaataataaagTCTTGAATATTGCTAATGTTTAGTGCTAATATTTTTATCTGATATAATTTCTCTGTTGATTTTTTATGTTTTCCTTGTTGATTAACTCAACTTCTTTTTCTGATGCTTCAAAAAACATcacttaatttatttaaaaaaatcatgcATTTAAGATAATATTGGTCTTgtttttttcaatatttaaaaaaatgtacgtattttttaatattaggagaataaaaaatattttataaattctatattttatttttattgacatTTTATCTTATATTTGGAGAATAAAAAGATAGTTAAATCAAATTCTCCTTTTTTCAATCAATGTTTTTCCGACATTTTTTTTGCTGCTTAATATATTTTTGTACTTTGTTATACAATTTTTACTACTATAGAGTTAATCATATAAAagtttaattttagatttttaggagATTTTAAATTCTTAAAggcttaattttttttcattaatattaataaatataaaaaatattataatagaaGTTTAATAAATCAAAAAAGTGATATAACAAAATCtcaatatataaaaattagataattaaaattcaaaataattataattaaaattttttttgattaatatataattatatttttttatatgttattttttaattaatattgtaattatatttttgatatatttgaacttattttttaaatttaaatagatcTCTGAGTTGATTGGTCCGCCAtcagttataattttttataagttaattaatttattaatattttaaaaactatataTTGGAACATTCatctttttaataatttaatctcatatttttaacataataactttttctcatttttatttgacatttttatttacttattgaTTAAAGAAACACTCAAGCTTAAGGAAGGTATTTCAATAACTAAACTGATACATATCTATCCTTTCTTCACCTTCATATTTCTCAATCCTCTATTGTACCTATTCGGAAAAAAGAAGCACTAATTTTTCTTCAACAAAAAGAaattctttttagtttttctgTAGAAAAAACAAAGATACTTGCTATAAATAGAATATTCATTTTTAGGTTACTGCCACCGACCCCACTCAGGGCTATTATATTATGACAACACCAGCATTTACCACCGACTGACTCTATGTAATTGACACCATACGATGATGATTCACGTCATGTTACCAGACACGTGGCTTTCATCCaaggtatttttatatttttgtgggACCCATAACCTTTGCGTGTGTAATTAATGAAAGTGCAACGTTGTTGAAATACTGAAATAGATAGCCAGGTGGGGATTAGTCAAAGCTTCTTAACACCCATAGTGGTTGTGTATTACTAGTAGTTAGTTGGTCCAAAATCAACCAGCTTAATCTAATTTAGTTTAATACAAGTAGCAACAGCAAGACTAGGAAAGGATAAGAAAGtaaacatttttatatttaaagGATAAGAGTGAATTAAGAAGTAACATTGTATAACCTTTTTGGACGTTTTGTTAGTTGTTAGTTGGTTGAAATAtgccaaataaaattaaaatatgtaaAGCATGGTTAAGGACTATTAAGGGAAATCTATAACAATATTATATAACAAcaatttgtaagttttttttACTTGTCAAATACAATAATGGGAAGAATATCTTCCAaaggtgggaataggccagaccgATTAACAAGGGTCTACGGatcagcctacataggcctaggtcagaccaagctttttatataaataaaaaagacctagaattttttataagtttatttAACTAAAAAGGTTAGGCCACAGACCATATAAAAAAGTCTTTTAAGCCTGTGagaccgacctatttaaataaatatgaataagtttattattattattatataatattttgtattttgaattaaaatataaaaataaatcttaattatcttgaagaaatgatgaaaataagatggaaaaaaaaaatcttatgaacaatgtcataagttgcttccataagttctctcaaacaaatagtatcacaaaatttatgctactagataaactcaaataagtcaatgcaaacaaatatttaatctcactgatcttttaatttgttagtctatataaagttgagttgaatgacttatttacaaatgttcaaatgaaatagacttttaagtaggctaatggTCAATCAGACATTCAAAAAGGCCAGACTCAAGCCAAAAAAACAAGCATATGATAGGCTACAGGCCAAGCTTTGGCTTCGAATTTTTTAGTAGGTCAGGCTCAGGTTTGGCAAAGCCTAACTcggcctagcctattcccacccctacttgCACGTATGACTGCAAGAGGtattatatgttaggttttgtTGAAATTAGTCAATAAATTTTCAAGTTTTGAAGTTGTAGTATTTATTGATAGCTTCTTGATCGGGTAATAAGGAGATAAATTGTCTAGGAAGACTAGTTCTTCTTTCTTTATATGTGGAATGGTTTTCTCCCTTTTTGTTGTGTTTGACTGAATCTGTTAAGAATATTGTGCATGTCACGTGTTGGCTAAATGGATTGGTGAAGGAGAATATGTCTCGTTCGAATTATTCAGGTCACTGCAGGGCAACCTGGGTTGACATCCACTCTACTTCTCGTTTGGTTTTTCTGGTTGTTTCTCATCGGGCCTTTTATGTTGCTTCTTTTCAGGCTCAATAAAGTTTATTCAGTCCACAGTCCCTCAAAGAAAAGTCTGGGAAGGGTGAAGTGGTTAACTTAAAACGAGTGGCGATTTTAGTGATATTTTTGGTAATGATTCCTCTGAGAATTTCTTTGGACGAGTCCCTCAAACGTTGCTTATGGCATGTGCATGATTTAATGCTTATGCACACTGACTTTTGTCTTTGGAAGGCACAATCACTATGAATTGATGATTATATGCATAAGGCTAAAAATAGCAATGGACAGAGTTTCAGCAGAgtactatagtacccgtccccATAACCACagttaaaaaaatttccatatcCAAACTCATACCCGCATGGGCGCCGTTTCTACCCGTACATGTACCTAATAGGTACCTCAGTACCCATATCCATCCTCGTTTACTCGCATTtctgataaaaaataatttatcaattataatttatcatgtcattttatgtttttaacaacattaaaaaaatgtatgttattgttgagttaagaaataaacaaatatttatactAAAATGTGTACAAGTTTaatattgatttatttaataaaattaataaattaacacATGtacacaataataaaaataatatatatatatatatatatatatatatatatatatatatatatatatatatatatatatatatatatatatatatatatatatatatatatatatatatatatatatatatatatatatatatatatatatattgtgcggCTATGGGGCGGGGTAGGTACTAAGGTACTTGTTCCCGCGCTCATACCCTCTTATTTCAAGGGATAATTGCTTGTGCTTGTGACCGTACCCATTTTGCGGGGTTTCACCCCACCCGTTGTGGGTAATTTTTGCGGATACCCATTGAGGATGGGTCTAAAGTTGCTTTATCCTCTAGGGATTTGGTTTTATTGTTTGTCTCATTTATTGTCGTTTATCATTTATCGCTTTCGTAATTGAGTCTCCTCTAAGTTAGGTCTTTGTAAATATCTTAAAATTGAGTGCAAGGCTTTTTTAAATAAGTGTTTTGCATTAAATCGTGTTTTTGCATGCATAATCAAAATGTTTGTTTGTGAATGTAAGGAATATGATTTAAGTCAACTAGTCGAGTTTTTGGATCAAGAACCATATTTGAGATTGGTTCAAGTCATGACATTATTAGAATCTCAAAGCATCTTTAATATtgcaaaaaaaattgagattttaggtgtgtgattcgaatcacacatcCTATGACCCGAACCTAATGAAACAGAGGCTTTCAATAAATTTGTGAAGCTATCATGGTTCGAATGACAGTTTACACTTGATTTGACTCATAGAACTCTGTGATTTAAATCACAGATTTCATGACTCGAATCGTGAAGTGATGCAGTCCCATGTTTTgccttttgtcttgtttgattcAACTCAAAGCTTTCATGACCCGAATCATAATTTAGTCTTGATTCGAATCACAGATTTTATGACTTAAATTTTAGCTTAAATGGGTTTCTCATAAATGTAGATCTTGCTCCAAATGACTTTTCCACTTGACTCAAATCATACATGTGCTTATGACTCGAATCAAACATCATTTTACTCATTTTTGTGCATAATTTCTAGCACCTATAAAAATCTTTTTCCTCTGTCCCTCGCCATTAATGAATTATTGTTAAGAGTGATTATTGTGATGATAATCATATCTTTGAAAGTATTTCTAAAAACTTGGAACCCCACTTTCAAATAACACCTTTTCACATCTATCTTGTGCATTtgaattcatcttcaacctctagcaaGATTAAGATAACTTGCTTTTCAATTCTTTTAGAATGTGAGATTTATTGTAGATGAGGTTCATTCTTTGTTAATGTTTATGAAGT encodes:
- the LOC131615765 gene encoding galactinol synthase 2-like: MAPTDIVTAATNITDAQSKTAKRAFVTFLAGNGDYVKGVVGLAKGLRKVKTKYPLVVAVLPDVPAEHRSILISQGCIVREIEPVYPPENQTQFAMAYYVINYSKLRIWAFEEYDKMIYLDGDIQVFENIDHLFELPNNYFYAVMDCFCEATWGHSKQYEIGYCQQCPHKVQWPTHFGPKPPLYFNAGMFVYQPNMDTYLDLLQKLQLTKPTSFAEQDFLNMYFNDKYKPIPNVYNLVLAMLWRHPENLELEKVKVVHYCAAGSKPWRYTGEEENMQREDIKVLVKKWWEVYEDESLDYKEVINANRLTSAILEAAGINFARAPNAA